A portion of the Acidisarcina polymorpha genome contains these proteins:
- the atpD gene encoding F0F1 ATP synthase subunit beta gives MAENIGKVVQISGPAVDVQFDEATMPPIYQALRVTSEGFDVPNEVNVILEVQQHLGEGRVRTVAMEATEGMVRGMKAIDTGSYIMVPVGRATLGRVLNVIGQPVDELGPVNSDQSRPIHRLAPAFDEQSTSEEMFETGVKVIDLIQPFLKGGKIGLFGGAGVGKTVVIQELINNVAMKHGGFSVFAGVGERTREGNDLWREFQESGVIDLKDFQKSKAALIYGQMTEPPGARLRVALTGLTVAEYFRDEEGADTLLFIDNIFRFTQAGSEVSTLLGRMPSAVGYQPNLATEMGELQERITSTKKGSVTSVQAVYVPADDLTDPAPATTFAHLDATTVLSRPLSELGIYPAVDPLASTSRILSPRIVGQEHYDVAQGVKRILQRYKDLQDIIAILGIDELSDDDKVTVNRARKVQKFLSQPFHVAEVFTGAPGRYVKVEDTVRSFKEIIEGKHDALPEQAFYMKGAIEEVLEAAEKMKNA, from the coding sequence ATGGCAGAGAACATAGGAAAAGTAGTTCAGATCTCGGGGCCGGCAGTGGATGTGCAGTTCGACGAAGCCACCATGCCGCCTATCTACCAGGCCTTGCGGGTTACCAGCGAGGGCTTCGATGTCCCTAATGAAGTCAACGTCATCCTTGAAGTGCAGCAGCATCTTGGCGAAGGCCGGGTGCGGACGGTGGCGATGGAAGCTACCGAAGGCATGGTTCGAGGCATGAAGGCGATCGATACCGGCAGCTATATCATGGTGCCGGTGGGCCGTGCCACGCTTGGCCGCGTGCTCAATGTCATTGGCCAACCGGTCGATGAGCTTGGCCCAGTGAACTCCGACCAGAGTCGCCCGATCCACCGGCTCGCTCCTGCGTTCGACGAGCAGTCGACCAGCGAAGAGATGTTCGAGACTGGCGTCAAGGTCATCGATCTGATCCAGCCATTTTTGAAGGGCGGCAAGATCGGCCTCTTCGGCGGTGCTGGGGTCGGCAAGACCGTCGTCATTCAAGAGTTGATCAACAACGTCGCCATGAAACACGGCGGCTTCTCGGTCTTCGCCGGCGTGGGCGAACGAACTCGCGAAGGCAACGATCTCTGGCGCGAATTCCAGGAATCGGGTGTTATCGATCTGAAGGACTTCCAGAAGTCGAAGGCGGCGCTGATCTACGGGCAGATGACCGAGCCTCCAGGAGCGCGTCTGCGGGTTGCGCTGACCGGCCTGACCGTCGCCGAGTACTTCCGCGATGAAGAGGGCGCGGACACGCTGCTTTTTATCGACAACATCTTCCGCTTCACCCAGGCCGGCTCTGAGGTCTCGACGCTGCTTGGCCGTATGCCTTCGGCCGTCGGTTATCAGCCGAACCTGGCGACCGAAATGGGCGAACTGCAGGAACGAATTACCTCGACCAAGAAGGGTTCGGTGACATCGGTGCAGGCCGTCTATGTGCCCGCCGACGACTTGACAGACCCGGCACCGGCGACCACCTTTGCTCACCTCGATGCGACGACGGTACTTTCGCGTCCACTTTCGGAGTTGGGCATTTATCCCGCCGTCGATCCGCTGGCTTCGACTTCGCGTATCCTCTCGCCCCGAATCGTCGGGCAGGAGCATTATGACGTGGCCCAAGGCGTGAAGCGAATCTTGCAGAGATATAAGGATCTTCAGGACATCATCGCGATTCTCGGCATCGACGAACTCTCTGACGACGACAAGGTGACCGTGAACCGCGCCCGCAAAGTGCAAAAATTCCTCTCCCAGCCATTTCACGTGGCCGAGGTTTTCACCGGAGCGCCTGGACGCTACGTGAAGGTTGAGGACACGGTACGGAGCTTCAAGGAGATCATCGAGGGCAAACATGATGCGCTCCCAGAACAGGCCT
- a CDS encoding F0F1 ATP synthase subunit gamma, which produces MASVLDLKRRIRSVKNTRQITKAMKMVSAARLRRAQERALNSRPYAQMLISMLQSLKRRIELVDPTTGEIRSPLLVTREQKTVLLVVVAGDKGFAGAFNANIFKAANQFIAFEGDRQIDIEPVGRKARDHFRKKYPAAIIEEHVPTEQRGRDSFGERDGGRGVAGEEEEQASRPVERAGQIQVTGDHPGILEKLEFKRIDEISRDIVRRYAREEIDGVYVVYNEFKSVISQRLVVERILPILEIGRQDIAQAQELSKEERERAAEAAASAGITITGLAEESEADAEQAEEEAKKFGTSEVDYIYEQPPAELFASLLPRYVTIQLYHAMLESVAAEHAARMTAMDSASNNASDMIDSYTLAMNRARQAAITKEIIEIVSGAAALS; this is translated from the coding sequence ATGGCTAGTGTCCTCGATCTAAAACGGCGCATTCGCAGCGTGAAAAACACGCGCCAGATCACCAAGGCCATGAAGATGGTCTCGGCGGCACGGTTGCGCCGCGCTCAGGAACGGGCGCTCAATTCGCGGCCCTATGCGCAGATGCTCATCAGCATGCTGCAGTCGCTCAAGCGGCGGATTGAACTGGTCGACCCGACAACGGGCGAGATTCGCAGCCCGTTGCTGGTGACGCGTGAGCAAAAGACGGTGCTGCTGGTGGTGGTCGCTGGCGATAAGGGCTTTGCTGGAGCTTTTAACGCCAACATCTTCAAAGCCGCCAATCAATTCATCGCCTTTGAGGGCGATCGGCAAATTGATATTGAGCCGGTGGGGCGCAAGGCCCGGGACCATTTCCGCAAGAAGTACCCGGCCGCTATCATCGAGGAACATGTGCCAACCGAGCAGCGCGGCCGAGACAGCTTCGGAGAGCGAGATGGCGGCAGAGGCGTTGCTGGCGAAGAGGAAGAACAGGCTTCCAGGCCGGTCGAGCGGGCGGGGCAGATCCAAGTGACCGGCGATCATCCGGGTATTCTCGAGAAGCTGGAGTTTAAGCGCATCGATGAGATTTCCCGCGATATTGTGCGTCGCTATGCGCGCGAAGAAATTGACGGCGTATACGTTGTTTACAACGAGTTCAAATCGGTCATTTCGCAGCGGTTGGTGGTCGAGCGTATTTTGCCCATTCTGGAGATAGGCCGTCAAGACATAGCCCAGGCGCAAGAGTTATCGAAAGAGGAGCGCGAGCGGGCCGCGGAAGCGGCGGCCTCGGCCGGCATTACGATCACTGGTCTCGCGGAAGAGTCCGAGGCGGATGCAGAGCAGGCCGAGGAAGAGGCGAAAAAATTCGGCACCTCGGAGGTCGACTATATCTACGAGCAGCCCCCGGCCGAGTTATTCGCGTCGCTCCTGCCTCGCTATGTCACGATTCAGCTATACCATGCAATGCTGGAATCGGTGGCCGCCGAACATGCTGCCCGTATGACGGCGATGGATTCGGCATCGAATAACGCCTCCGACATGATTGACTCCTACACCCTGGCGATGAACCGGGCGCGGCAGGCGGCGATCACCAAGGAAATTATCGAAATTGTGAGCGGAGCGGCGGCGTTGTCGTAG
- the atpA gene encoding F0F1 ATP synthase subunit alpha, with amino-acid sequence MAQIKADEITELLRQQIENYDAKVRVDEVGTIMSLGDGIARLHGLDKVMAGELLEFPHDISGLAMSLEEDQVGSVLLGDYTHLREGDQVKRTGRILSVPVGDAMIGRVVNALGQPIDDRGPVASTENYPVERLAPGVVDRQPVREPMTTGLKAIDSMIPIGRGQRELIIGDRQTGKTAVALDTIINSAKNNLICIYCAIGQKRSSVAQVVQTLTENGAMDYTVVVAATASEPAPMLYISPFAATAIGEYFRDNGKHALVIYDDLSKHAVAYRELSLLLRRPPGREAYPGDVFYLHSRLLERSSKLNDEKGGGSLTALPIIETQAGDVSAYIPTNVISITDGQIYLETDLFNSGVRPAVNVGLSVSRVGGSAQIKAMRQVAGTLKLDLAQYRELAAFAQFGSDLDKVTQNQLNRGRRLTELLKQPQFSPLPTEKQIIIIYAGNNGYLDDLQVEQIRAFEDGLYKYLDSAQSGLLSDILSKKTLDDDLKGRIDAALKEYKQNFLSDHGDAKLPESSVKPLDEGEKKKAQQTTPAAAPEPATAAK; translated from the coding sequence ATGGCTCAGATCAAAGCAGATGAAATAACCGAGCTGCTGCGGCAGCAAATCGAGAATTATGACGCGAAGGTCCGCGTCGACGAAGTTGGGACCATTATGTCGCTGGGCGACGGTATTGCGCGCCTGCATGGGCTGGACAAGGTCATGGCGGGCGAACTGCTCGAGTTTCCTCATGACATTTCCGGTCTTGCGATGAGCCTCGAAGAGGACCAGGTGGGTTCGGTGCTTTTGGGCGACTACACCCATCTTCGCGAGGGCGATCAGGTCAAGCGGACCGGCCGCATCCTGAGTGTGCCGGTTGGCGATGCCATGATCGGTCGAGTCGTCAATGCACTCGGGCAGCCGATCGACGATCGCGGACCAGTCGCCTCGACAGAGAATTATCCAGTGGAACGGCTTGCCCCCGGGGTGGTCGACCGCCAGCCAGTTCGCGAGCCGATGACCACCGGCCTGAAGGCCATCGACAGCATGATTCCAATCGGCCGAGGCCAGCGGGAACTGATCATTGGCGACCGGCAGACCGGCAAGACTGCGGTGGCGCTCGATACCATCATCAACAGCGCGAAAAACAACCTGATCTGCATTTATTGCGCGATCGGGCAGAAGCGTTCCTCAGTCGCGCAGGTGGTGCAGACGCTCACCGAGAACGGCGCGATGGACTACACCGTGGTGGTGGCGGCGACTGCTTCGGAACCGGCGCCGATGCTCTATATATCGCCCTTCGCTGCAACTGCTATTGGGGAGTATTTCCGCGATAACGGCAAGCATGCCCTAGTCATCTACGACGATCTTTCAAAGCATGCGGTTGCGTACCGCGAACTCTCCTTGCTGCTGCGCCGGCCGCCGGGACGCGAGGCTTATCCGGGGGACGTGTTCTATCTGCATTCGCGGTTGCTGGAGCGCTCTTCCAAGTTGAATGACGAAAAAGGTGGCGGCTCTCTGACCGCTCTTCCAATCATTGAAACTCAAGCCGGCGACGTCTCCGCATATATTCCGACAAACGTCATCTCCATCACCGACGGCCAAATCTACCTGGAAACCGATCTGTTCAACTCGGGCGTTCGCCCAGCAGTCAATGTGGGACTCTCGGTCAGCCGCGTAGGTGGCAGTGCGCAAATCAAGGCGATGCGCCAGGTTGCCGGTACCCTGAAGCTCGACCTCGCGCAATACCGGGAACTCGCCGCATTTGCACAATTCGGCAGCGATCTGGATAAGGTCACTCAGAACCAACTCAACCGCGGCAGGCGGCTCACTGAGCTTCTCAAGCAGCCACAGTTCTCGCCGTTGCCCACTGAGAAGCAGATCATCATCATCTATGCCGGCAACAACGGTTATCTTGATGACTTGCAGGTCGAGCAGATCCGGGCTTTTGAAGACGGCCTCTACAAATACCTCGACTCGGCGCAATCGGGATTGCTGAGCGACATTCTCTCCAAGAAGACGCTCGATGACGATCTCAAAGGCCGTATCGATGCGGCACTCAAGGAGTACAAGCAAAACTTTCTCTCCGACCACGGCGATGCGAAGCTGCCCGAATCGTCGGTCAAGCCCTTAGATGAGGGTGAAAAGAAGAAAGCCCAGCAGACGACTCCGGCGGCAGCGCCCGAGCCCGCGACGGCGGCGAAGTAG
- the atpH gene encoding ATP synthase F1 subunit delta codes for MSLFATRYARAFAEAVEGAKLDPAEVSRQLDDFAFAWDESPQLRQVLEDPVFPSEQKVGILDKLNERIGLSPIVRNFIAVLINHDRIAAFSEVASEYRLEMDRRQGIYEVDIISARPLGDDERQGLEAQVGELAGGRVNARYRQDESLLGGVIVKLGSTVYDGSVRGQLDRLREELAAS; via the coding sequence ATGTCCCTCTTTGCCACAAGATACGCCCGCGCCTTTGCTGAAGCGGTCGAAGGGGCTAAGCTGGACCCGGCGGAAGTCAGCCGGCAACTCGATGATTTCGCCTTTGCTTGGGACGAAAGTCCACAACTACGCCAAGTCCTCGAGGACCCGGTTTTCCCATCCGAGCAGAAGGTTGGGATTCTCGATAAATTGAATGAGCGAATCGGACTTTCTCCGATCGTCAGGAACTTTATTGCAGTTCTGATCAATCATGACCGGATCGCTGCTTTCAGCGAAGTAGCTTCCGAGTATCGGCTGGAGATGGACCGTCGGCAGGGAATTTACGAGGTAGACATCATATCGGCCCGTCCTCTGGGCGACGATGAGCGCCAGGGATTAGAAGCTCAGGTCGGGGAGCTGGCTGGAGGACGAGTCAATGCCAGATATCGCCAGGATGAAAGCCTGCTCGGCGGAGTAATTGTGAAGCTTGGCAGCACGGTCTACGACGGTTCCGTCCGCGGGCAGCTCGACCGGTTGCGGGAAGAGTTGGCGGCAAGCTGA
- a CDS encoding ATP synthase F0 subunit B, with amino-acid sequence MKTCLRNLLTCHRSLLVGLALTLSIGSFALPAARAVVVEDSGPSGNPAPGSPAADTAKGADNQEADAENGQFRHARPVKAIARTLNVSTEVAAQIFEDLNSAILILVILFFLARAVPKAIRSRTATIQKQLIDARSATEIANERLTAVETKLARLGEDIDAIRKQTDRDIVEDEKRIKQALEEERVRIVKAAEQEIESAGTAAQRELKRFAAELAIDKAAKRIQLTAETDKALVQRFGRELAGQFGKGGQN; translated from the coding sequence TTGAAAACCTGTCTTCGTAATCTTCTCACCTGTCATCGCAGCCTTCTTGTAGGTTTGGCGCTCACCCTGTCGATTGGTTCCTTCGCTCTTCCCGCGGCGCGGGCGGTGGTAGTCGAGGATTCTGGGCCGAGCGGTAATCCGGCCCCGGGATCGCCGGCGGCTGACACCGCCAAGGGAGCGGACAACCAGGAAGCCGACGCCGAGAACGGACAGTTTCGCCATGCTCGTCCGGTGAAGGCCATCGCGCGGACGCTCAATGTCAGCACCGAGGTGGCGGCTCAGATCTTTGAGGATTTGAATTCAGCGATCCTGATTCTAGTGATCCTCTTCTTTCTGGCGAGGGCGGTGCCGAAGGCGATACGCAGTCGGACTGCGACCATCCAGAAGCAGTTGATCGACGCGCGGTCCGCAACCGAGATTGCCAATGAACGGTTGACCGCGGTCGAGACGAAGCTGGCGAGGCTCGGCGAGGATATCGACGCGATCCGGAAGCAAACAGATCGAGACATCGTTGAAGATGAGAAGCGGATTAAGCAGGCGCTCGAGGAAGAGCGGGTGCGGATCGTGAAGGCAGCTGAGCAGGAGATTGAGTCGGCAGGGACCGCTGCACAACGCGAGCTGAAACGATTCGCAGCGGAGCTGGCTATCGATAAGGCGGCCAAGCGCATTCAACTGACGGCAGAGACGGACAAGGCCCTCGTCCAGCGGTTCGGTCGTGAGTTGGCTGGCCAATTCGGCAAGGGAGGGCAAAACTGA
- a CDS encoding ATP synthase F0 subunit B — MDEILRQLVPLVIGSVPTMILFLVLVIAYKFLLHGPLLKILAERRARTEGAVERAHAAIAAADAKAQEYEAKLRAARAEIFRARENRIKAWNAERESALATARQAARDRVNAAKSSLEAQAATSRQEFERGADALVADILKAVLSGGSLPGNPVAAEESH; from the coding sequence ATGGACGAAATACTGCGACAACTCGTACCTCTGGTGATCGGCTCTGTGCCGACGATGATCCTGTTCCTCGTTCTGGTGATCGCGTATAAATTCCTGCTCCATGGGCCTCTATTGAAGATCCTGGCCGAGCGGCGCGCGCGGACGGAAGGCGCCGTCGAGAGGGCTCATGCGGCAATCGCCGCCGCGGATGCCAAGGCCCAGGAGTACGAAGCCAAACTGAGGGCGGCGCGGGCTGAGATTTTCCGCGCACGCGAGAACCGCATCAAAGCCTGGAATGCGGAAAGAGAGAGCGCTCTGGCGACCGCGCGCCAGGCGGCCCGGGACCGAGTGAACGCCGCCAAGAGTTCGCTCGAAGCGCAGGCGGCAACTTCGAGGCAGGAGTTCGAGCGTGGCGCCGATGCCTTGGTTGCGGACATTCTGAAGGCGGTGCTGTCTGGCGGCTCGTTGCCGGGAAATCCAGTCGCAGCTGAGGAGTCCCATTGA
- the hflX gene encoding GTPase HflX has protein sequence MTSTEASPERALLVVVELSSKRKGLSQSATLARHAAAISRSSARSLQDEDSEADHEPIAEAEIAGVSPTPGLDSEASRAEFRELVESAGAEIVGEIAQRRAKADPATLLGAGKVEEVAAAAASSNATVILVDHDLTPTQLRNLEDALPCRVVDRTQLILDIFARHARTREGQLQVELAQLEYMLPRLTGKGSSMSQLGGGIGTRGPGETQLETDRRRIQRKVLHLKDELESVRKVRGQQRHRREAVPVPTVALVGYTNAGKSTLFNALTHAGVLESSRMFATLDPKLRSLVLPSRRKILLSDTVGFIRNLPHTLITSFRATLEEVQKAEVLLHVQDCSSPTQEEQKAEVEKVLAELGAENKPRLEVLNKVDLLPEEERELLGPDAIAISARTGAGLDLLLRRIDAALVADPIVRRILEIPQDEGAVLAALDAGALIEAREFQEQRVRIEVSGPASLLGRYRRFWATPSSEVDPV, from the coding sequence TTGACGAGCACGGAGGCTTCCCCGGAGCGCGCCCTGCTGGTCGTGGTTGAACTTTCGTCGAAACGTAAGGGGCTTTCCCAATCCGCCACCCTGGCTCGTCATGCAGCGGCGATAAGCCGCAGTTCCGCCCGATCCTTGCAAGATGAGGACTCCGAGGCCGACCATGAACCGATTGCCGAAGCCGAAATTGCTGGTGTATCTCCCACTCCCGGCTTAGATTCCGAGGCGTCCCGGGCGGAGTTCCGGGAGCTGGTAGAGAGTGCCGGGGCTGAAATTGTGGGAGAAATCGCGCAGCGGCGAGCGAAAGCCGATCCGGCTACACTGCTTGGCGCAGGAAAGGTCGAGGAAGTTGCGGCGGCGGCGGCCTCTTCGAACGCTACTGTCATCCTCGTAGACCACGATCTAACGCCAACCCAGCTGCGCAATCTAGAGGACGCGCTTCCCTGCCGGGTAGTCGACCGGACGCAGTTGATCCTGGACATTTTCGCCCGCCACGCCCGAACTCGCGAAGGTCAACTGCAAGTCGAGCTCGCGCAGCTGGAGTACATGCTGCCGAGGCTGACCGGCAAAGGGAGTTCCATGTCGCAACTGGGTGGCGGCATTGGCACCCGTGGTCCTGGCGAGACGCAGCTGGAGACAGACCGGCGGCGGATCCAGCGCAAAGTGCTTCACCTCAAGGACGAACTTGAGTCGGTGAGGAAGGTGCGTGGTCAGCAGCGCCACCGACGTGAGGCGGTGCCGGTGCCGACGGTGGCCCTGGTGGGCTATACCAATGCCGGCAAAAGCACGCTGTTCAATGCGCTGACCCATGCCGGAGTGCTGGAATCGTCGCGAATGTTTGCCACTCTCGATCCCAAGCTGCGCTCGCTGGTGCTGCCATCTCGCAGAAAGATCCTGCTTTCGGACACCGTTGGATTCATCAGAAATCTTCCCCATACCCTGATTACTTCGTTTCGCGCGACCCTCGAAGAGGTGCAGAAGGCGGAAGTGTTGCTGCATGTGCAGGACTGTTCGAGTCCGACCCAGGAAGAACAGAAGGCTGAGGTTGAGAAGGTGTTGGCCGAACTTGGCGCCGAAAACAAGCCACGGCTCGAGGTGCTGAACAAGGTCGATCTGCTCCCGGAAGAAGAAAGAGAGCTGCTGGGTCCGGACGCGATCGCCATCTCGGCGCGAACCGGCGCGGGTCTGGATTTGTTGCTAAGGCGTATCGATGCCGCGCTGGTCGCCGATCCGATCGTCCGAAGAATACTCGAGATTCCGCAGGACGAGGGCGCCGTTCTCGCTGCTCTGGATGCAGGAGCTTTGATCGAGGCACGAGAGTTTCAGGAGCAACGTGTACGGATCGAGGTCTCGGGACCAGCCTCGTTGTTGGGAAGGTACCGGCGCTTTTGGGCGACGCCGTCCTCCGAAGTGGATCCAGTCTAG
- the hfq gene encoding RNA chaperone Hfq, with product MDNKPAQNIQDTFLNTVRKDKTPITIYLVSGVKLTGKIRSFDKYSVLLENNSQEQLIFKHAISTVVSNRSVIHGEHRPPLGAPAHAGASPATGPAATVTGTPGAHDPSPGNSHS from the coding sequence ATGGATAACAAGCCGGCACAAAACATTCAGGACACGTTTCTTAATACGGTCCGTAAAGACAAGACCCCCATCACGATCTATCTGGTCAGCGGAGTGAAGCTGACCGGCAAGATAAGGTCCTTTGACAAGTACTCGGTGCTATTGGAGAACAACAGCCAGGAACAGTTGATCTTCAAGCACGCTATCTCGACCGTAGTGAGTAATCGCTCGGTGATCCATGGTGAGCACAGACCCCCGCTCGGAGCACCAGCGCATGCCGGGGCTTCTCCTGCGACCGGGCCAGCCGCAACGGTAACGGGAACGCCAGGAGCGCACGATCCTTCTCCGGGGAATTCGCACTCTTGA